A window of Selenomonas ruminantium subsp. lactilytica TAM6421 contains these coding sequences:
- a CDS encoding chemotaxis protein CheB, with protein MRDLRVFAIDNSITFQNTLVQELSRRLPSGSLVEHAAKPAEAMDKLPIFKPTIIVMNFALGSLLVNQEKFLPLLVKKYPQVPIVTYGILESGQKAAMILGASHYLKKPSIGQPMEPFYENLVSALLVSQGKNSTASLSSADIGGGAVVTREIWRASRPAQPPPPPKPAPSPMEPMINVPQNAAHIDLIAMGASTGGTEALSAIITKLEPPLPGIVIVQHIPPMFSKLFSERLNTESKLTVKEAVSGDVVLPNHVYIAPGAKHMTISRMGTRYMLECKPGPPVHSVCPSVDVLFDSVADIAGNHAMGIILTGIGKDGAAGLLKMRNLGSPTIGQDAASSTVYGMPKAAFEIGAVQQQLPLLSIPQAIYKIVR; from the coding sequence ATGCGGGATTTAAGGGTGTTTGCCATTGACAACTCCATAACATTCCAAAACACCTTGGTGCAGGAGCTATCAAGACGTCTCCCCAGCGGCAGTCTGGTGGAACACGCCGCTAAGCCCGCCGAGGCCATGGATAAGCTGCCCATTTTCAAGCCCACCATCATCGTGATGAACTTTGCCCTGGGCTCTCTTTTGGTGAATCAGGAGAAATTCCTGCCCCTGCTGGTCAAGAAATATCCCCAGGTGCCCATTGTTACCTATGGCATCCTGGAAAGCGGACAAAAGGCCGCCATGATCCTGGGTGCTTCTCATTATCTGAAGAAACCCTCCATCGGGCAGCCCATGGAACCCTTCTATGAGAATCTGGTCAGTGCCCTGCTTGTATCCCAGGGAAAGAACTCCACTGCCTCCCTTAGTTCTGCCGATATCGGCGGCGGAGCTGTGGTCACCCGGGAAATCTGGCGGGCCTCAAGACCTGCCCAGCCGCCGCCACCGCCCAAGCCGGCGCCTTCCCCCATGGAGCCCATGATCAATGTGCCGCAAAATGCAGCCCATATCGATCTGATTGCCATGGGTGCCTCCACCGGCGGCACCGAAGCATTATCCGCCATCATCACGAAGCTGGAACCGCCCCTGCCGGGCATCGTCATCGTCCAGCATATCCCGCCGATGTTCTCCAAGCTGTTCTCTGAGCGCCTCAATACGGAAAGCAAACTGACCGTCAAGGAAGCCGTCAGCGGCGATGTGGTGCTGCCTAACCATGTGTACATCGCGCCGGGAGCCAAGCATATGACCATCTCCCGCATGGGCACCCGTTATATGCTGGAATGCAAGCCTGGGCCGCCGGTGCACAGCGTCTGTCCCTCCGTGGACGTGCTCTTTGACAGCGTAGCTGACATCGCAGGCAATCATGCCATGGGCATCATCCTCACCGGCATCGGCAAGGACGGCGCCGCAGGGCTCCTCAAGATGCGCAACCTCGGCTCCCCCACCATCGGTCAGGACGCCGCCAGCTCCACCGTCTATGGCATGCCCAAGGCCGCTTTTGAAATTGGTGCTGTACAGCAGCAGCTGCCGCTTCTAAGCATCCCCCAGGCCATATATAAGATCGTAAGATAG
- a CDS encoding amino acid permease, whose protein sequence is MDKQTQKNLLSPLHVWALSLGCAVGWGAFMVPANLFIPTAGPLGTMLAMGISTALLLVIGANFCRLAEKYHDDGGIVAYVRNIIGHDHAFLAAWILLIAYLSILWANATATVLLFRFLHGDLLSWGYLYTIAGFDIYFGEMLAVWLVIIVFGLFTCYSGTLARYLNTFCAILFFLSVIILSAAMFSQVDTSVFKPAFQTYTNPIMQIFSMVMLAPWMFFGFEAVTHACDDFDFSSKRLFPIVIAAVLSGGLIYILLAAMAIMSIPPEYASWTTYIAQRPHLEGLAGLPVFHSVHAVFGREGLLFLCVSIDCAIITSLMGLYRTCGRLLYFMARCEVLPAWFSKRAADETPRNAIIFVMLISLLIPLLGRISIVWLCDVITVVGSVAYGYASYCAYLLAKREGSRQDKFRGIFGVFISCLFFFCPLLPGLLLGGSLDTESYLMLSVWSILGFIYYWYVFKHDTHNRFGHSTSMCIMILFLNFFSTSIWLRQVTEERLKDAATGSFTGGYSIIVADSVVQMAMIMIILLLMTNIFITLKRREHDMTRTLQQQHEVNHAQNTYLRNLAHDIRIPMEAAQLSVHHSLENCTICSACAVESCPHRIPDRLANCLGQLDSHSQYLMSLISSMLDKRNMKMGGIEMGKIPLDFARMDWRYTLQHIKDIFALKMQEKNIFFEVYPIELPHPHVICDTQRLERLLINLVSNACEFTPNAGGVMVTLMETGPAAVKYQGQDVPGAIYEIHINDTGTNMPPAIIQHMAEPFELETSGLGGLYIVQGLTTLLGGSIKINTNTGQGPGKDIVVTLPLPLAEPLFEPAAEF, encoded by the coding sequence ATGGATAAGCAAACGCAGAAGAACCTGCTCTCCCCGCTGCATGTCTGGGCACTTTCCCTGGGCTGTGCGGTGGGCTGGGGTGCTTTTATGGTGCCCGCCAATCTCTTCATTCCCACAGCAGGGCCGTTGGGAACCATGCTGGCCATGGGCATCAGCACGGCGCTGCTTCTGGTTATCGGCGCCAATTTCTGCCGTCTGGCCGAAAAATACCATGACGACGGCGGCATCGTAGCCTATGTCCGCAACATCATCGGCCATGACCATGCCTTTCTGGCGGCCTGGATTCTTCTGATCGCCTATCTTTCCATTCTCTGGGCCAACGCCACAGCCACTGTGTTGCTGTTCCGCTTCCTGCACGGAGACTTGCTCTCCTGGGGCTATCTCTATACCATTGCCGGCTTTGACATCTACTTCGGCGAGATGCTGGCTGTCTGGCTGGTCATTATCGTCTTTGGCCTGTTCACCTGCTACAGCGGCACGCTGGCCCGCTATTTGAACACCTTTTGCGCCATCCTTTTTTTTCTGTCTGTCATTATCCTGTCCGCAGCCATGTTCAGTCAGGTAGACACGAGCGTATTCAAGCCGGCCTTCCAAACTTATACCAATCCCATCATGCAGATCTTCAGTATGGTGATGCTGGCTCCCTGGATGTTCTTCGGCTTTGAGGCCGTCACCCATGCCTGCGATGATTTTGATTTTTCCAGCAAAAGACTCTTTCCCATTGTCATCGCAGCCGTGCTCAGCGGCGGACTTATCTATATCCTGCTGGCGGCCATGGCCATCATGTCCATCCCGCCGGAATACGCCTCCTGGACTACCTATATCGCCCAGCGCCCCCATCTTGAGGGACTTGCCGGACTGCCGGTATTCCATAGCGTGCATGCCGTTTTCGGCAGAGAAGGACTGCTCTTTCTCTGCGTATCCATCGACTGCGCCATCATCACCAGCCTCATGGGACTTTACCGCACCTGCGGGCGCCTGCTGTACTTCATGGCCAGATGTGAAGTCCTGCCTGCCTGGTTCAGCAAACGGGCCGCGGATGAAACGCCCCGCAATGCCATCATCTTTGTGATGCTTATTTCCCTGTTGATTCCCCTCCTGGGACGGATATCCATTGTCTGGCTCTGCGACGTCATCACAGTGGTCGGCTCCGTCGCCTATGGTTATGCTTCCTACTGCGCCTATCTGCTGGCAAAAAGAGAAGGCAGCCGACAGGACAAATTCAGGGGCATCTTTGGTGTGTTCATTTCCTGTCTGTTTTTCTTCTGTCCATTGCTGCCCGGGCTGTTATTGGGCGGTTCTTTGGATACAGAATCCTATCTGATGCTTTCAGTCTGGAGTATTCTGGGCTTTATCTATTATTGGTATGTATTCAAACACGATACCCACAACCGCTTTGGCCACAGCACCTCCATGTGCATTATGATCCTGTTCCTGAATTTCTTCTCCACCAGCATCTGGCTGCGGCAGGTTACCGAAGAGCGGCTCAAAGATGCTGCCACCGGTTCCTTCACGGGAGGCTACAGTATTATAGTCGCAGACAGTGTCGTCCAGATGGCTATGATTATGATTATCCTGCTTTTGATGACCAATATCTTCATCACGCTGAAACGCCGGGAACACGATATGACCCGGACACTCCAACAGCAGCACGAAGTCAATCATGCCCAAAACACCTACCTGCGCAATCTGGCCCATGATATCCGCATTCCCATGGAAGCGGCCCAGCTTTCCGTCCATCATTCTTTGGAAAACTGCACCATTTGTTCCGCCTGTGCAGTGGAATCCTGTCCTCATCGCATTCCCGACCGCCTGGCCAACTGTCTGGGACAGTTAGACAGCCACAGCCAGTACCTGATGAGCCTGATTTCCAGCATGCTGGACAAGCGTAACATGAAAATGGGCGGTATAGAAATGGGCAAAATACCCTTGGATTTTGCCCGTATGGATTGGCGGTATACTTTGCAGCATATCAAGGATATATTCGCGCTGAAAATGCAGGAAAAAAATATCTTTTTTGAAGTCTACCCCATTGAACTGCCTCACCCCCATGTCATCTGCGATACGCAACGCTTAGAGCGCCTCCTTATCAATCTGGTCAGCAACGCCTGCGAATTCACGCCCAATGCTGGCGGCGTCATGGTAACCCTGATGGAAACAGGCCCAGCTGCCGTAAAATATCAGGGACAGGATGTGCCCGGTGCCATCTATGAAATCCATATCAACGACACGGGCACCAATATGCCGCCCGCCATCATCCAGCATATGGCCGAGCCCTTCGAGCTCGAAACCAGCGGCCTGGGTGGCCTCTATATCGTTCAAGGCCTGACAACCCTCTTAGGCGGCAGCATCAAGATCAACACCAACACCGGACAGGGACCGGGCAAGGATATCGTCGTGACACTGCCTCTGCCACTGGCTGAACCTCTGTTTGAACCGGCAGCAGAATTCTAG
- a CDS encoding amino acid permease: protein MQEQKDTATAEKNNVRLLYPLNVWGLSFGCAVGWGAFMMPGNLFLPHAGPVGSIIAIALGSIAMLIIGANFCKLAQKYRDNGGFFAYVREVMGHDHAFLAAWALIVTYLSIIWANATAVVVLARFYFGGVLQWGFHYKLAGFDVYAGEILTTWLVLIAFGCFSAYAGKAKRPVNTLMALLLFFGILLLFSGVLAMSPRHASFYPAFDPDIGGTPFLQIFSMLMVAPWMFFGFESITHGGEEFRFPIQRTFPIIVGAVIATFLAYSLPIAIAVMGSPAEFATWHEYIISLSHLKGFDALPVFHGVDALLGPGGMALLAATVLAGIFTGINGLYRGCSFLLQSMAKDELLPAVFATQADDGTPRKAVFLILLVSLPIPFLGRTAIVWLVDAITISGAIAYAYVSLCRYREAKSGQDSTGKTMGIAGFLLSLFFFFCPIVPDLLLGSTLETESYLLLAVWSVLGLIYYWYIFKHDKQERFGKSFTLCTVLLFLNFFSTALWLRQVMVTKIPLAQMGGYAPIHDALNHYSMIQIVLIMLILLFMADIFTTMRRREHDMSKRVIAEQRASHTRGAYLANMTHDISLTMNAIMSYVHLARENGEEYKENAGCCPHEALNGLYQSLVHTDSISHYFLHLVREMEKVYRIQSTRLKLYPVPTDIRYNLKQVKDIFTEQMQDKNIDFMVYTAELENPYVYCDKNRLQRILLNLISLAYMFTPVGGSIAVTLAQKGFAYHKPPEDSSRRRFLLYADYELRICNSDAVMPPEISSQLLHDCNWEQLFKEEGSERGLAITKHLIDLFHGSFNIVSEPGQGTEIIINLTLQLAKQSAVPIHVEQEAANII from the coding sequence ATGCAGGAGCAAAAAGATACAGCAACTGCCGAAAAAAATAATGTCCGCCTGCTCTATCCCCTGAATGTCTGGGGACTGTCCTTCGGCTGTGCCGTAGGCTGGGGAGCTTTCATGATGCCGGGCAATCTCTTCCTGCCCCACGCCGGCCCCGTGGGCAGCATTATCGCCATCGCCTTAGGCAGCATCGCCATGCTGATTATCGGCGCCAATTTCTGCAAGCTGGCGCAAAAATACCGGGATAACGGCGGTTTCTTTGCCTATGTACGAGAGGTCATGGGACATGACCATGCGTTCTTAGCAGCCTGGGCCCTGATTGTCACTTACCTGTCCATCATCTGGGCCAATGCCACCGCCGTGGTGGTGCTCGCGCGCTTCTATTTTGGCGGCGTGCTCCAATGGGGCTTCCACTACAAATTGGCCGGCTTCGATGTCTACGCTGGGGAGATTCTCACCACATGGCTGGTCCTCATTGCCTTTGGCTGCTTTTCTGCCTATGCGGGCAAGGCAAAACGCCCAGTCAATACACTGATGGCCCTGCTGCTGTTCTTCGGCATCCTGCTGCTCTTCAGCGGCGTGCTGGCCATGAGTCCCCGCCATGCCAGCTTCTATCCGGCTTTTGACCCGGATATCGGCGGCACACCTTTCTTACAGATTTTCAGTATGCTGATGGTAGCCCCCTGGATGTTTTTCGGCTTTGAATCCATCACCCATGGCGGCGAGGAATTCCGCTTTCCCATCCAGCGTACCTTCCCCATTATTGTCGGCGCCGTGATTGCCACTTTTTTGGCTTACAGCCTGCCCATTGCCATTGCCGTTATGGGCAGCCCAGCCGAATTTGCCACCTGGCACGAATACATCATTTCTCTAAGCCACTTGAAAGGCTTTGATGCCCTGCCGGTCTTCCACGGGGTTGATGCCCTCTTAGGTCCCGGTGGCATGGCTCTTTTGGCCGCCACGGTACTGGCGGGAATTTTCACCGGCATCAACGGCCTCTACCGCGGCTGCTCCTTCCTGCTGCAGTCCATGGCCAAAGATGAGCTCTTGCCTGCCGTCTTTGCCACCCAGGCCGATGACGGCACACCCCGCAAAGCAGTTTTCCTGATTCTCTTGGTATCCCTGCCCATTCCCTTCCTGGGGCGCACAGCCATTGTCTGGCTCGTGGATGCCATCACCATCAGCGGAGCTATCGCCTATGCCTATGTATCCTTATGCCGCTATCGAGAGGCCAAATCCGGGCAGGATTCCACGGGTAAAACCATGGGGATTGCAGGTTTTTTACTTTCCTTGTTCTTTTTCTTCTGCCCGATTGTCCCCGACCTGCTTTTAGGCAGCACATTGGAAACCGAATCCTATCTGCTGCTGGCGGTCTGGAGTGTTTTGGGGCTCATCTATTATTGGTATATCTTTAAGCACGACAAGCAGGAACGCTTCGGCAAATCCTTCACCCTGTGCACCGTGCTGCTATTCCTGAATTTCTTCTCCACAGCCCTCTGGCTGCGGCAGGTCATGGTCACGAAAATCCCGCTGGCCCAAATGGGCGGTTATGCCCCCATCCATGATGCGCTAAATCATTACAGCATGATTCAAATTGTACTCATCATGCTAATTCTGCTCTTCATGGCCGATATCTTCACCACCATGCGCCGCCGGGAACACGATATGAGCAAACGAGTCATCGCCGAGCAGCGCGCCAGCCATACCCGTGGCGCCTATCTGGCCAACATGACCCATGATATCAGCCTCACCATGAATGCCATCATGAGCTATGTGCATCTGGCCCGGGAAAATGGCGAAGAATACAAAGAGAATGCCGGCTGCTGCCCGCATGAAGCCTTGAACGGACTCTACCAGAGCCTTGTCCATACCGATTCCATCAGCCATTACTTCCTCCATCTGGTCAGGGAAATGGAAAAGGTGTACCGCATCCAAAGCACAAGGCTGAAGCTTTACCCAGTACCCACAGATATCCGCTACAATCTCAAACAGGTCAAGGATATCTTCACGGAGCAGATGCAGGACAAGAATATCGACTTCATGGTTTATACCGCAGAACTGGAAAATCCCTATGTTTACTGCGACAAGAACCGCCTGCAGCGCATCCTCCTGAACCTCATCAGCCTTGCCTATATGTTCACTCCCGTAGGCGGCAGCATTGCCGTTACTCTGGCGCAAAAGGGCTTTGCCTATCATAAACCGCCCGAAGACAGCAGCCGGCGCCGATTCCTGCTTTATGCAGATTATGAACTACGCATCTGCAATTCCGATGCCGTCATGCCGCCGGAAATCAGCAGCCAGCTCCTGCACGACTGTAATTGGGAACAGCTCTTCAAAGAGGAAGGCTCGGAGCGGGGATTGGCCATCACCAAGCATCTGATTGACCTCTTCCATGGCTCCTTCAACATAGTCTCGGAACCGGGACAGGGCACGGAAATCATCATCAACCTGACCTTGCAGCTGGCCAAGCAGTCTGCCGTCCCCATCCATGTGGAACAGGAAGCCGCCAATATCATATAA
- a CDS encoding methyl-accepting chemotaxis protein, translating into MQWMDNLKVPVKLGLMVAVGIIGMLLIGWSAYSALSKAQRDMTFMYATSLTGMERAQEARFQIRRAHALAVEMMTSDEMDFLKKTKGTYDEAVKNADKAVADYAAIKEDNPKIIEMTKAIQTDWESLKKENAVVVQYTLELKNAEAFQHTQTKSVPVMLRLTKTLDELNDVEHQRAETLDKQNDADTAAAIRDMLLECVIVLVVLVVVSYIVMKGVMAPIEMMIAGCRKMKDGDFRITANPVQRGDEFGIVADAFFQMRKTIGELMQTTNESAQQLAASSEELTASAHQAAQAAGSVAQSVGQASHAVTEQGNFVSEAGEAINEQNNSLETLNKTADDVVSYASHANSRATEGGRNVNAAVEQIISVEKIVNGSAVTVDKLGQSSQEIGQIVDTISAIAEQTNLLALNAAIEAARAGEHGRGFAVVAEEVRKLAEESQNAAQKITSLISGIQKDTAAAVSSMKSGSEAVQAGSRAVSDLRDTFAQIEEATNGVAERAKVMLDELRVVAAEANNIDEKTKSIADNGKVISGEMTSVSAASEEQSASAQEIASASESLAQLAQDLQNSLERFEY; encoded by the coding sequence ATGCAATGGATGGATAATCTGAAGGTGCCAGTAAAATTGGGATTGATGGTGGCCGTAGGAATCATCGGTATGCTGTTGATTGGCTGGTCGGCCTATAGTGCGCTGAGCAAGGCACAGCGTGATATGACTTTTATGTATGCCACATCATTGACTGGTATGGAGCGTGCCCAGGAGGCCCGTTTCCAGATTCGCCGTGCCCATGCGCTGGCGGTAGAAATGATGACCTCGGATGAGATGGATTTCCTGAAGAAAACAAAGGGAACCTATGACGAAGCGGTCAAGAATGCTGATAAGGCTGTAGCCGATTATGCGGCCATCAAGGAGGACAACCCCAAGATCATTGAAATGACCAAGGCAATTCAGACGGATTGGGAAAGTTTGAAGAAAGAGAATGCCGTGGTTGTTCAGTATACGTTAGAGCTCAAGAATGCCGAAGCTTTCCAGCATACGCAGACTAAGTCCGTGCCGGTTATGTTGCGCCTGACCAAGACGCTGGATGAGCTCAATGATGTAGAACATCAGCGGGCAGAAACACTGGACAAGCAGAATGATGCCGATACAGCCGCCGCTATCCGCGATATGCTGCTGGAATGTGTGATTGTGCTGGTGGTTTTGGTGGTGGTCAGCTATATTGTGATGAAGGGGGTTATGGCGCCGATTGAGATGATGATTGCGGGCTGCCGGAAAATGAAGGACGGCGACTTCCGCATTACAGCCAATCCGGTACAGCGCGGGGATGAGTTCGGCATTGTGGCAGATGCCTTCTTCCAGATGCGCAAGACTATCGGTGAACTCATGCAGACCACTAATGAAAGCGCCCAGCAGCTGGCGGCTTCGTCCGAAGAACTCACGGCCAGCGCCCATCAGGCAGCGCAGGCGGCAGGTTCGGTGGCGCAATCGGTGGGACAGGCCTCCCATGCCGTGACGGAACAGGGCAATTTTGTCAGTGAGGCCGGCGAGGCTATCAATGAGCAGAATAATTCTCTGGAGACCCTGAACAAGACGGCAGATGATGTGGTCAGCTATGCCAGCCATGCCAATAGCAGGGCCACGGAGGGCGGACGCAATGTCAACGCAGCGGTGGAACAGATTATCAGCGTCGAGAAGATTGTCAATGGTTCTGCGGTGACGGTGGATAAGCTCGGACAAAGTTCGCAGGAAATCGGCCAGATTGTCGATACGATTTCGGCCATTGCCGAGCAGACGAATCTGTTGGCGCTCAATGCAGCCATTGAAGCAGCCCGGGCAGGCGAACATGGCCGCGGCTTTGCAGTGGTGGCTGAAGAAGTGCGCAAGCTGGCGGAAGAATCCCAGAACGCTGCCCAGAAAATCACTTCCCTGATTAGCGGCATCCAGAAGGATACGGCGGCGGCCGTTTCTTCGATGAAATCCGGCAGCGAAGCCGTACAGGCCGGTTCACGGGCTGTTTCGGATCTGCGCGATACCTTTGCCCAGATTGAAGAAGCGACCAATGGCGTAGCCGAACGGGCGAAAGTCATGCTCGATGAACTGCGGGTCGTGGCTGCGGAAGCCAATAATATTGACGAAAAGACCAAGAGCATTGCCGACAATGGCAAAGTGATTTCCGGTGAGATGACCAGCGTGTCGGCGGCTTCGGAAGAGCAGTCCGCTTCGGCGCAGGAGATTGCTTCGGCCAGCGAATCCTTGGCGCAGTTGGCCCAGGATTTGCAGAATTCGTTGGAGCGTTTTGAGTATTAA
- a CDS encoding methyl-accepting chemotaxis protein, with amino-acid sequence MGFIRNISVAQKLACIGVLAFIATLIVGWVGYTSIRAARADMEELYNEDTMSIYYCAQVRYNTRYSQIQASLQPYTNKPEYRQERVTKFNAAIAEAEDFMQKYEALHAKHPKRAEMAAKVRKDFDAYKANAAQLLQMNAYESEDELAPMMFYQEKVMPLAVAMSGDLEAVQGRSLEDAKKGLDKGEEDMNSAVFRMVVTCAVIIVVLTLAIAFVTKQITGPLQLVILVCEKLSRGDFRTGGKIGTVERGDEFGRMEAAVRDMRITVNNLIKKVITSTEQLAASSQELTATAHQSALASEQVAQRVTSSAGAVIEQQKDVEEAMESIDNTMNSISNLNQTAGEVTANVTESHKQAQDGSSAIGSAVDKIVSVESIVNSSTATVDKLGQRSQEIGQIVETISGIADQTNLLALNAAIEAARAGEHGRGFAVVADEVRKLAEESQNAAKRITDLIGAIQNDTTDAVNSMQKGNAAVKEGTESVSQLKVAFDKILEASDAVADKAHGMSGDLKVVSDDTENVRNRSSKISENSRRVAADMESVSAAAEQQSAAAEEIASASEALAQLAHGLQTAVGEFKV; translated from the coding sequence ATGGGATTCATCAGAAACATCAGTGTTGCCCAAAAACTGGCATGTATCGGCGTGCTGGCTTTCATTGCCACGCTGATTGTGGGCTGGGTTGGTTATACTTCAATCAGGGCAGCCCGAGCGGATATGGAAGAGCTTTACAATGAAGATACCATGAGCATCTACTATTGTGCTCAGGTACGCTACAACACCCGTTATTCGCAGATTCAGGCCAGTCTCCAGCCGTATACCAATAAGCCGGAATACCGTCAGGAGCGGGTCACGAAATTCAATGCGGCCATTGCCGAAGCGGAAGATTTCATGCAGAAGTATGAAGCGCTGCATGCCAAACATCCGAAAAGGGCAGAGATGGCGGCCAAGGTGCGCAAGGACTTTGATGCTTACAAGGCTAATGCCGCTCAGCTTTTGCAGATGAATGCCTATGAAAGCGAAGATGAATTAGCCCCAATGATGTTCTATCAGGAAAAGGTCATGCCGCTGGCCGTGGCCATGTCTGGTGACCTGGAAGCTGTCCAGGGCAGAAGCCTCGAAGATGCCAAAAAAGGACTGGATAAGGGCGAAGAAGATATGAACAGTGCGGTTTTCCGCATGGTGGTTACCTGTGCCGTCATCATCGTGGTGCTGACGCTGGCTATTGCCTTTGTGACCAAGCAGATCACAGGACCGCTGCAGCTGGTTATCCTGGTCTGCGAGAAGCTGTCCCGGGGCGATTTCCGCACGGGCGGCAAGATCGGTACCGTGGAGCGCGGCGACGAATTCGGCCGCATGGAAGCTGCGGTCCGCGATATGCGCATCACGGTCAACAATCTGATCAAGAAGGTCATCACCTCCACCGAACAGCTGGCGGCGTCTTCGCAGGAGCTTACGGCCACGGCACATCAGTCGGCACTGGCTTCTGAGCAGGTGGCCCAGCGTGTGACGAGCTCTGCCGGTGCTGTCATCGAACAGCAGAAGGATGTGGAGGAGGCCATGGAGTCCATCGATAACACCATGAACTCCATCAGCAACCTCAATCAGACCGCTGGTGAAGTCACGGCCAATGTCACGGAATCCCATAAACAGGCACAGGATGGCAGCAGTGCCATTGGCAGTGCTGTGGATAAGATTGTCAGTGTCGAGTCGATCGTCAACAGTTCTACTGCTACGGTGGATAAGCTGGGGCAACGCTCCCAGGAAATTGGCCAGATCGTGGAGACCATCTCCGGTATCGCCGACCAGACGAACCTGCTGGCGCTCAATGCCGCCATCGAAGCAGCCCGTGCCGGCGAACATGGCCGCGGCTTTGCCGTTGTAGCGGACGAGGTCAGGAAGTTGGCTGAAGAGTCCCAGAATGCGGCCAAGCGCATCACGGATCTGATCGGTGCCATTCAGAACGATACCACGGATGCGGTCAACTCCATGCAGAAGGGCAATGCGGCCGTCAAGGAAGGCACGGAATCCGTCAGTCAGCTCAAAGTGGCTTTTGATAAGATCCTTGAAGCTTCGGATGCTGTAGCAGATAAGGCTCATGGCATGAGCGGTGATTTGAAAGTGGTATCGGACGATACGGAAAATGTCCGCAATCGCTCCAGCAAGATTTCCGAGAACAGCCGCCGGGTGGCAGCCGACATGGAAAGCGTATCGGCAGCCGCCGAGCAGCAGTCCGCAGCCGCCGAAGAAATCGCTTCGGCAAGTGAGGCGCTGGCCCAGCTGGCGCATGGCCTGCAAACGGCTGTGGGCGAGTTCAAGGTGTGA